GGGAGCATGTGCAGGCAACAAGTTACAAATTTTAATccttaatgtgttaaaaacaacacaataagtCATCTGataatgtttacatgttgtttttattgaacatttttaGCAACACACTATGATACAGGATGAATATTTGCACAGAAACAGACAAATGTTGATCATCATCATATCATCATGATCAGAgaactttttattaatttctgcagGTTGAGGTTTGCCTGATATGGACATAATCAATCATTTTCTGAAAAACCCCGTCTAAACTTGGGGACTTTATTGAGATTTAATGGAGGACACTTTTTAACAGACAAATTATAGAAGGTTTTAAATGAAGGactgaacagaaaacaactaACACAACAGTCGACTCTGATGTCATGGACTCTGTATTTCACATGCAGTTTAGATCAAGTAAACAAcatgatttttgttgttttgttgttcatCTTAAAGGTGTCTAGTCTTGAATAAGAGCATTGCACTTAAGGCTTATTTTAtcatatctatatatctatatatatatatagatatatagatatatatatacacacacaccttcagAAGGAATCTGATTGGAGAAGTTTAAATGTCATCACGGCCAGTCAAATGTTCTACCTGTGATTTGATAAAACTTCTGATTGAATGGATGAAAGAATTTCTGCAGTTTGATCACTACAGATGGGTCGACCTCCGGATGGATCCGACCCTTGCTGCCTGCCAGGCACTTATTAAAGACAATGTTAAATCGTAGACAGTAAAACCCCCGGGTGGCATTGAAGTACAGGTTATACTGGCTGATCCTGGGGGGAAGGTTTAGGAAGTGCTCAACGAGCTGCAGCTCCGGCAACGGGTCCGTTATGAGGCGATCCCCGTCTACAATGTGAAACTGTTCTACTGGAAAGTACTTCAGCCAGCGCTCCAAGTGTTTGGTGTAAATGCTGGTCCTCACGGCTTTATACTTGGTGTTCACCTCACAAGTGCTGGTGTCGATGGCCAAATTCTCAAACTTGtggtaagttttgtttttgcgCTCCTTGCCTTCCAACACTTGGGTATAGTCGGACACAGCTCTGGTGGTGGGCTCTCGGACAATGATCAGCAGCTTGATGGAGGAGTTCATCTTGAAGATGCGTTCAGGGACCTC
The sequence above is drawn from the Melanotaenia boesemani isolate fMelBoe1 chromosome 22, fMelBoe1.pri, whole genome shotgun sequence genome and encodes:
- the LOC121633202 gene encoding heparan sulfate glucosamine 3-O-sulfotransferase 5 — protein: MLFKQQALLRQKLFVLGSLAIGSVLYLVARVGTLDRLQPICPIESRYLSPEPEQIPLRNLQFKRGLLHELRKGNATKEQIRLHNLVQQLPRAIIIGVRKGGTRALLEMLNLHPAVVKASQEIHFFDNDRNYARGIDWYRGKMPFSFPHQITIEKSPAYFITEEVPERIFKMNSSIKLLIIVREPTTRAVSDYTQVLEGKERKNKTYHKFENLAIDTSTCEVNTKYKAVRTSIYTKHLERWLKYFPVEQFHIVDGDRLITDPLPELQLVEHFLNLPPRISQYNLYFNATRGFYCLRFNIVFNKCLAGSKGRIHPEVDPSVVIKLQKFFHPFNQKFYQITGRTFDWP